One window of Polynucleobacter sp. HIN5 genomic DNA carries:
- a CDS encoding SUMF1/EgtB/PvdO family nonheme iron enzyme, which produces MMQFVIPDYLRYTPYPSQATLLTWLEDSNSLTRYILQNLQAGQESVPQQEILNPPHWEFGHISWFHEFWVHRSGLEANQSWLSNADGLFNSSLVSHATRWELQIPDLDKLFAYNQATFERTADLLGRPLRNEQLYFITLSIFHQDMHNEAFAYMWQTLGYPQPFMPNHQSTNLQIPIRDLAFSGQTRQFGSQLDEGFIFDNEKWVHPIQLEPFSIASHPVTNGEYLEFLQSQANQLEAWTPFYWKQDGRQWYERHFDQWQILQENNPVRHIRHDQAQRYCEWRRRRLPTEHELTTLYSSEANTYQSTGLWEWSSSTFQPFPGFTEDPYRDYSRPWFDGRHQVLKGWSAYTPERLRRTAFRNFYEIQRADIFCGFRTCSIE; this is translated from the coding sequence ATGATGCAATTCGTGATTCCTGATTACTTGCGATATACCCCATACCCAAGTCAAGCGACGCTGCTGACTTGGCTTGAGGATTCAAACTCCTTGACCAGGTATATCCTGCAAAATCTGCAAGCCGGGCAAGAATCCGTTCCTCAGCAAGAAATTCTGAATCCCCCTCATTGGGAGTTCGGCCATATCAGCTGGTTTCATGAGTTTTGGGTTCATCGATCCGGATTAGAGGCTAATCAATCCTGGCTCTCTAACGCGGATGGATTATTTAATTCATCACTGGTATCGCATGCTACGCGCTGGGAGCTTCAGATTCCTGATCTCGACAAACTTTTTGCCTATAACCAAGCGACATTTGAGCGAACCGCTGATCTATTGGGTCGACCTTTAAGAAATGAACAGCTGTACTTCATTACGCTATCAATTTTTCATCAGGATATGCATAACGAGGCCTTTGCCTATATGTGGCAAACCCTTGGCTATCCCCAGCCCTTCATGCCAAACCATCAAAGTACGAACCTCCAAATTCCAATCCGTGATCTTGCGTTTTCTGGTCAAACTCGACAATTTGGATCGCAATTAGATGAGGGCTTTATCTTTGATAACGAAAAGTGGGTCCATCCAATTCAACTTGAGCCTTTTTCAATCGCATCCCATCCGGTGACAAATGGTGAGTATCTTGAGTTTTTACAATCCCAGGCTAATCAGTTAGAGGCTTGGACCCCTTTCTATTGGAAGCAGGATGGTAGGCAATGGTATGAGCGCCATTTTGATCAATGGCAAATTTTGCAAGAAAACAATCCTGTGCGACATATTCGGCATGATCAGGCTCAAAGGTATTGTGAGTGGCGTCGTCGACGACTACCTACGGAGCACGAACTAACGACTTTGTATTCTAGTGAGGCGAATACTTATCAATCGACAGGCCTATGGGAGTGGAGTAGCAGTACATTTCAGCCCTTTCCAGGCTTTACTGAAGACCCATACCGAGATTATTCGAGGCCATGGTTTGATGGTCGCCATCAAGTCTTAAAGGGTTGGAGTGCTTATACGCCAGAGCGTCTACGCCGTACGGCGTTTCGTAATTTTTACGAGATCCAGCGTGCAGACATATTTTGTGGATTTCGAACCTGTTCAATCGAGTGA
- a CDS encoding heme/hemin ABC transporter substrate-binding protein: MSNLAHTGRRRLLCAMAAVPMAWLEKPAWAERTQATLGRQRLICIGSAVTEIVYALNASNLIVGVDTTSIYPDAARSLPSVGYSRTLSAEGVLSLSPTQILLTEDAGPPVVLRQIQDAGIEIRRLPAHHTFTGICDRVIAIGQAIHQPTRADQLELQLQQQWARIVDEVKAKPFPSAAPRVLYIHSMNPSQVMVSGQETNANAMIRYAGLRNAMDGFRGYKPLTPEAVIVANPDLILVTDQGLQAIGGRSQLAHLPGMERTKAILGQKIISMDAVYLLGFGPRMPEAVLTLHRQARTILG; this comes from the coding sequence ATGAGTAATCTTGCTCATACAGGGCGTCGTCGTTTACTGTGCGCAATGGCAGCCGTCCCGATGGCTTGGCTTGAGAAGCCAGCTTGGGCAGAGCGAACTCAAGCTACCCTAGGTCGCCAACGTCTGATTTGCATTGGATCAGCAGTTACAGAAATTGTGTATGCATTAAATGCTAGTAATTTGATTGTGGGGGTTGATACAACCTCGATTTATCCGGATGCCGCACGCTCGTTACCTAGTGTTGGCTACTCAAGAACCTTATCGGCAGAGGGAGTTTTATCGCTATCCCCAACCCAAATCTTATTGACCGAGGATGCGGGGCCCCCAGTGGTACTCCGACAGATTCAAGATGCCGGGATTGAGATAAGGCGCTTGCCTGCCCACCACACCTTTACCGGAATCTGTGATCGGGTGATTGCGATTGGTCAAGCGATTCATCAACCAACTCGAGCCGATCAATTGGAGCTTCAGTTGCAGCAGCAGTGGGCTCGTATCGTAGATGAGGTGAAAGCTAAACCCTTTCCAAGTGCAGCCCCTCGTGTGCTCTACATTCATTCAATGAACCCATCCCAAGTGATGGTCTCTGGCCAAGAAACCAATGCCAATGCCATGATCCGTTACGCTGGTCTACGAAATGCGATGGATGGATTTCGGGGCTATAAACCCCTTACTCCCGAAGCAGTGATTGTGGCCAACCCTGATTTGATCCTGGTCACAGACCAAGGGCTGCAAGCGATTGGCGGACGTAGTCAGCTTGCGCACCTGCCCGGCATGGAAAGAACGAAAGCGATTCTTGGTCAGAAGATTATTTCAATGGATGCTGTTTATTTATTGGGGTTTGGTCCACGAATGCCTGAGGCGGTCTTAACGCTGCATCGTCAAGCGCGCACCATATTAGGATGA
- a CDS encoding MFS transporter: MGTSLWFSINGVADNLIGSWNINLAGIGVLTNAVQLGFVAGTLVFALSGIADRFRPSHLFAACALLGALFNTAFAVWADSIWMGSALRFLVGICLAGIYPIGMKLIMTWDPQKASSRIAQLVGMLTLGTAIPHATRYFGVDWPWQEVILFSSFLAVIAMGIIFWLGDGPHLKLGTASRVKLSGFRQLFAIPEYRRSALGYFGHMWELYAFWALVPFLIASTYPVQNPLNLSGLAFSVIGVGALGCFLGGQLSKSMGGVKVASTALALSGICCLLYPWIAGLPLWAQILFWLIWGMSVVADSPQFSALSAQACPPEIVGTALTIQNAIGFTITMISIQISTLVLPLVDHYITWLLLPGPVLGLIFLNRISKNRP, translated from the coding sequence ATGGGGACTTCCTTGTGGTTCTCGATCAATGGCGTGGCTGATAATTTAATTGGTTCCTGGAATATCAATCTTGCAGGTATTGGTGTTTTGACCAATGCCGTGCAATTGGGTTTTGTAGCGGGCACCTTAGTATTTGCCTTAAGTGGTATTGCGGATCGGTTTAGACCCAGTCATCTATTTGCCGCTTGTGCCCTACTTGGGGCCCTGTTCAATACCGCATTTGCGGTATGGGCCGACAGCATCTGGATGGGCTCTGCACTGCGTTTCTTGGTTGGAATTTGTTTAGCCGGCATCTACCCCATCGGCATGAAACTCATCATGACTTGGGATCCTCAAAAGGCATCCTCGCGTATCGCGCAATTGGTTGGCATGCTCACTCTGGGAACGGCCATCCCCCATGCCACACGCTACTTCGGTGTTGATTGGCCTTGGCAAGAGGTGATTCTGTTCTCCTCCTTCCTGGCAGTCATTGCGATGGGAATTATTTTTTGGCTTGGCGACGGCCCCCACCTCAAATTAGGCACCGCCTCACGGGTCAAACTAAGTGGCTTTCGTCAGCTCTTTGCAATCCCCGAATATCGTCGATCTGCATTAGGTTATTTCGGTCATATGTGGGAACTCTATGCGTTCTGGGCGCTGGTGCCATTTCTGATTGCCAGTACGTATCCCGTTCAAAATCCTTTGAATTTATCTGGATTGGCATTTTCGGTCATCGGGGTCGGTGCGCTCGGATGTTTTCTTGGAGGGCAACTTAGCAAATCAATGGGTGGGGTCAAGGTTGCCTCAACCGCTTTAGCGCTATCGGGTATCTGCTGTCTTCTCTATCCATGGATTGCTGGGTTACCACTGTGGGCGCAAATTTTGTTTTGGCTTATTTGGGGCATGAGTGTCGTCGCTGACTCGCCACAGTTCTCGGCCCTATCGGCCCAAGCTTGCCCACCCGAAATTGTCGGTACGGCACTGACGATTCAAAATGCGATTGGCTTTACCATTACGATGATCTCAATTCAAATCAGTACCCTGGTCTTGCCCCTCGTGGATCACTACATTACCTGGTTATTACTCCCCGGCCCTGTATTAGGGCTCATTTTTCTGAATCGCATTTCAAAGAATAGGCCTTGA
- the senB gene encoding selenoneine biosynthesis selenosugar synthase SenB: MRRIEIVTPAPPGSLHGNRVTAKRWQGFLRRLGYRVPITESWSRKDADLLITLHAYRSHASIKAFKLAHPHRPLILILTGTDLYRDMANHPEVHESMALANALVVLQAEALQIIPTKWRHKATVIHQSVPQIPKQQKPKGQFSVSVIGHLRPEKDPFCIVRALPHMPSNSQIRIQHLGMAMNLEMEKTALQATKEYGRYIWHGMVSHQTTLKILARSHMMVISSRMEGGAHVVSEAIAAGVPVLASKIAGNCGLLGKDYLGYFPVGNEKALTRLLLRAETDQLFYKKLQEQVKKLQKLVQPSHERSSLEKLVTRLLKFSKTH; the protein is encoded by the coding sequence ATGCGCCGCATCGAAATCGTCACCCCAGCTCCCCCTGGAAGCCTCCATGGTAATCGCGTGACCGCCAAACGATGGCAAGGTTTTTTAAGACGGCTTGGTTACCGAGTCCCCATCACTGAATCCTGGTCCAGAAAAGATGCCGACCTCCTGATTACCTTGCATGCCTATCGAAGTCATGCGTCAATCAAGGCATTCAAGTTAGCGCACCCTCATCGACCTTTAATTCTGATTCTGACGGGCACCGACCTATACCGGGATATGGCAAACCACCCGGAGGTTCATGAATCGATGGCACTGGCTAATGCATTAGTGGTTTTACAGGCAGAGGCATTACAAATCATCCCCACAAAATGGCGTCATAAGGCAACGGTCATTCATCAGTCGGTACCTCAGATACCAAAGCAACAAAAGCCCAAAGGTCAATTCAGCGTGAGTGTGATTGGGCATCTTCGCCCTGAAAAAGATCCTTTTTGTATCGTTCGTGCTTTACCTCACATGCCTAGCAATAGCCAAATACGCATTCAACACTTGGGAATGGCTATGAATTTGGAAATGGAGAAAACCGCATTACAAGCCACTAAAGAATATGGTCGCTATATCTGGCATGGCATGGTGAGTCATCAGACAACACTAAAGATCCTGGCGCGCAGTCATATGATGGTTATCTCTAGTCGCATGGAAGGTGGTGCTCATGTAGTTTCTGAGGCAATTGCTGCAGGTGTTCCAGTGCTTGCCTCAAAGATAGCTGGCAATTGTGGGCTGCTGGGAAAAGATTATTTGGGATATTTTCCGGTTGGTAATGAAAAAGCCCTAACTAGACTTCTGCTCCGTGCAGAAACCGATCAATTGTTCTATAAGAAACTTCAAGAACAAGTGAAGAAGTTACAAAAGCTTGTCCAACCTAGCCATGAGCGGTCTTCTCTAGAAAAACTCGTGACCCGCTTACTTAAATTCAGCAAAACACACTAA
- a CDS encoding hemin-degrading factor — protein sequence MKPPIHRIRQSFITLRKEGRLRHREIAAMLTISEGELIAAHVGLGATAAKGLRAIRLDTNWPALIASIESIGEVMALTRNEACIHEKMGQYRQVSQEGSVGLVVGEIDLRIFYQHWFAGFAVTESGSQGEQRSLQFFDAQGQAIHKVHLKPQSDVSAFDAIVSLFANPQQEPGLEVSKLKEKPPPAPDTEIDRAGFWQAWRDLKDTHDFYPLLRKYTLTRTQALRLAEPEFVRELSKDCLRSILQRAAQTKTPIMVFVGNPGMIQIHSGPIDRIIEQGSWINVMDPRFILHVRQDLIEHAWIVRKPTVDGIVTSIEFFDQSGEAIAMFFGERKPGKAELTSWRDLVTQIEGEHGLMEVCQ from the coding sequence ATGAAACCGCCGATTCATCGTATTCGTCAATCGTTTATCACCTTGCGCAAAGAGGGACGCTTACGGCATCGAGAAATTGCTGCGATGCTTACTATTTCTGAGGGAGAGTTGATTGCCGCTCATGTTGGACTTGGTGCTACAGCAGCTAAGGGCTTAAGAGCAATTCGTCTGGACACTAATTGGCCTGCGCTGATAGCCTCGATTGAGTCGATTGGGGAGGTCATGGCTCTCACCCGTAACGAAGCCTGCATCCATGAAAAAATGGGTCAATACCGTCAGGTAAGCCAAGAGGGGTCGGTAGGTCTGGTCGTGGGTGAGATTGACTTGCGGATCTTTTATCAACATTGGTTTGCTGGATTTGCGGTTACTGAAAGTGGTTCTCAGGGAGAGCAGCGTAGCTTGCAATTCTTTGATGCGCAGGGACAGGCGATTCATAAGGTTCATCTGAAGCCACAGAGTGATGTGTCGGCATTTGACGCAATCGTTTCATTGTTTGCGAACCCCCAACAAGAGCCTGGTCTTGAGGTATCAAAGCTCAAGGAAAAGCCGCCCCCAGCACCAGATACAGAGATCGATCGCGCCGGATTTTGGCAGGCATGGAGAGATCTCAAGGATACCCATGATTTTTATCCGCTCTTACGAAAATACACACTCACACGTACTCAGGCACTTCGTTTGGCAGAGCCGGAGTTTGTTCGGGAGCTTTCTAAAGACTGCTTACGATCGATATTGCAGCGTGCGGCGCAGACCAAAACCCCCATTATGGTTTTTGTTGGTAATCCTGGAATGATTCAGATTCATTCAGGACCCATTGATCGGATCATTGAACAAGGGTCTTGGATCAATGTGATGGACCCCCGCTTTATTTTGCATGTTCGTCAGGATCTGATTGAGCATGCCTGGATTGTTCGTAAGCCAACTGTAGATGGCATTGTTACTTCCATTGAGTTTTTTGATCAGAGCGGCGAGGCCATTGCAATGTTTTTCGGAGAGCGTAAGCCTGGTAAGGCTGAACTTACATCCTGGCGAGATCTGGTAACCCAGATTGAGGGTGAGCATGGATTGATGGAGGTCTGCCAATGA
- the egtD gene encoding L-histidine N(alpha)-methyltransferase, whose product MKGKIFQEIIDGLQANPASISPKYFYDELGSSLFQAITHLEEYYPTRVERGIMQSKLSQITQAIASVDVIVELGAGNCEKVRPLLETIAPKQYRALDISADFLETALANLHHDYPAIDMRAIAADITQELSFPDLQDQRILFFYPGSSIGNFTPPEASRLFSNLARECHGSGGLLIGVDLVKDIHVLERAYNDILSVTAAFNLNALRHLNHLIGSNFAISDWEHYAFFNQTLNRIEMHLRAKSDQLVSWPGGHRQFRAGEMIHTENSYKYPKATFLKMIQEAGFTQVTAWTDPESNFLVCFAEFK is encoded by the coding sequence ATGAAGGGTAAAATTTTCCAAGAAATTATTGACGGCTTACAAGCGAATCCGGCTTCAATTTCCCCAAAGTATTTTTATGACGAACTGGGATCTAGCCTTTTTCAGGCGATTACTCATCTTGAGGAGTATTACCCAACCCGTGTAGAGCGGGGGATTATGCAATCCAAGCTTTCCCAGATTACACAAGCCATAGCTTCGGTTGATGTTATTGTGGAGCTCGGGGCTGGTAATTGCGAAAAGGTCAGACCCTTATTGGAAACTATCGCGCCTAAGCAATATCGAGCTTTAGATATTTCAGCAGATTTTCTAGAGACTGCCTTAGCTAATTTACATCACGATTATCCAGCGATCGATATGCGGGCGATCGCTGCGGACATTACCCAAGAACTTTCATTTCCAGATTTACAAGATCAGCGAATATTATTCTTTTATCCCGGTTCATCGATTGGGAACTTTACCCCTCCAGAGGCCTCCCGTCTGTTCTCAAATTTAGCCAGGGAGTGTCATGGAAGCGGCGGCTTACTCATTGGGGTTGATTTAGTCAAAGACATTCACGTATTAGAGCGAGCTTACAACGATATTCTGAGCGTGACTGCAGCGTTTAATTTGAACGCGTTGCGACATCTTAATCACCTGATTGGAAGTAATTTTGCTATTTCAGATTGGGAGCATTACGCGTTCTTTAATCAAACCCTTAATCGTATTGAGATGCATCTTCGAGCTAAATCGGATCAGCTGGTAAGTTGGCCTGGTGGTCACCGTCAGTTTCGTGCGGGCGAAATGATTCATACCGAAAATAGCTATAAATATCCCAAAGCCACATTTCTAAAAATGATCCAGGAGGCTGGTTTTACTCAGGTGACTGCTTGGACTGATCCAGAGTCTAATTTCTTAGTGTGTTTTGCTGAATTTAAGTAA
- a CDS encoding FecCD family ABC transporter permease: MRQGISPLDYSAWGARLGLFLIGLLAFLIAVNLGAVDIHGLDWLQVFNPKNGYEGASYVLWTIRIPRALLAITVGAALGVAGALAQSLFRNPLADPGLLGVSAGASCSVAIGIVILDGFRFITTEELRVWAIPFFAFLGAIAVCFCLDYVARVVSPGSIASLLLTGIALNALAGAVIGLCTYLANDEQLRSFTFWTLGSLASARWMMVGVLVGAIVIGWVWIRTLLQDLNALTLGENIANHLGVDVLHLRTNVIVLVATLSGLAVAWCGMIGFIGLMAPNLVRICLGSDQRRVVPYSAGVGAILLLIADTIARTIAIPAEVPVGIFTALLGSPLFLILLRQYRSRLN, translated from the coding sequence ATGAGACAGGGCATCAGTCCACTTGACTACTCAGCCTGGGGTGCAAGGCTTGGGTTATTTCTTATAGGGTTGCTTGCATTTCTAATCGCAGTCAACTTAGGTGCTGTGGATATTCATGGTTTGGACTGGTTGCAAGTTTTTAATCCCAAGAATGGTTATGAGGGTGCTAGTTATGTGCTTTGGACCATTCGGATCCCGCGTGCCTTATTAGCCATTACGGTTGGTGCAGCACTGGGCGTTGCAGGCGCTCTCGCACAAAGCTTATTTCGTAACCCCTTAGCTGATCCAGGTCTATTGGGGGTCTCTGCGGGAGCCAGTTGTAGCGTAGCGATCGGTATCGTGATATTAGATGGTTTTCGTTTTATTACGACGGAGGAGCTACGGGTCTGGGCAATCCCATTTTTTGCATTCTTGGGTGCTATAGCAGTTTGTTTCTGTCTTGATTATGTCGCCCGTGTTGTATCTCCGGGATCGATTGCTAGTCTGCTATTAACCGGCATTGCACTCAATGCCTTAGCGGGTGCCGTGATCGGTCTATGTACCTATTTAGCCAACGATGAACAATTGCGTAGCTTTACCTTTTGGACCCTTGGGTCTCTCGCAAGTGCACGCTGGATGATGGTCGGGGTGCTGGTTGGAGCCATAGTCATCGGATGGGTCTGGATTCGAACTCTTTTACAGGATCTCAACGCCTTGACATTGGGTGAGAATATTGCCAATCATCTCGGGGTAGATGTTTTACACCTACGAACGAACGTCATCGTTTTGGTTGCCACTCTTTCTGGATTGGCCGTTGCATGGTGCGGCATGATTGGTTTTATTGGTTTGATGGCACCCAACCTTGTGCGTATTTGCTTGGGGTCTGATCAAAGGAGGGTAGTTCCCTATTCCGCAGGGGTAGGGGCTATTCTGCTACTCATTGCCGACACGATTGCCAGAACCATTGCAATCCCTGCAGAGGTGCCTGTCGGTATTTTCACTGCCCTGTTAGGCAGCCCATTATTTTTGATCTTATTGCGGCAATATCGATCAAGGCTTAATTGA
- a CDS encoding TonB-dependent hemoglobin/transferrin/lactoferrin family receptor, producing MNLRKHPFVAIATITMASIAMSAHSQIVTTEDGRPIEQSRGERGEVDVILKEVTVTSTRSPRKVDNVSNVVTVTTAEEIQEKGDRNIKDLFNNSVDVMVPQQTQRFSLAVGSQGRAGNESINIRGLQGNNVLLLVDGIRVPNAFSFGALSVGRGNFLDVDGFRRVEVVRGPSSTQYGSDGLAGIVNFQTFNPSDFIKKGETHGGFARTGYSSVDTSSNTTFGYGGIQDHLQGMVLGSFQAGHQYQNQGSNNSTGITRTAPNPADYSNWYVLTKGFVQIDRKQKLGITYESQNVTQNVNNLSDLGTGGGWISFGGPGGFTYNNVATSTMQDKTTRNRVSGEYDFKDSGALYVQKANVMVYYQDADVTQNAYQQQVGNSRLSSWRSRNNTYSQDTYGINTNLESNTTSIVNQRLTYGFDWSSSRISSQLNAAGNGSSITPAPKSTYNLGGAFLQSEMEFNQVSVIPALRYDSYSITPVTGSLPSNSGSAVSPRIGAIWNIAREFRPFVNWGTGFTAPTPDQTLSYFAGSGYTNIPNPNLKPQTGNGFEVGARGQLDRFRYQVSGYTNYYKDFISQVNYLGSYNGGAPQTLYQFQNLSNVNIWGWDVRADWAFAHGWQANAAMAYSDGEQTQHGISAPLNTIQPLRAIAGLRYDASTWGAFANVIWNQGKSADRVNFNNATGGTANQFLSPTSTVLNLTGYWKPLKKLTINANLNNVFNTTYWNWSDVQGSVLTQNRAAAGGFSGYNAQAAQQSATAAPRNWQISARYDF from the coding sequence ATGAATCTAAGAAAACACCCATTTGTGGCTATTGCAACCATCACGATGGCGAGTATTGCCATGAGTGCTCATAGTCAGATAGTGACCACCGAGGATGGAAGACCCATTGAACAATCCCGTGGTGAGCGGGGCGAGGTGGATGTCATTCTGAAAGAGGTTACCGTAACATCGACCAGGTCCCCTCGTAAGGTTGATAACGTATCCAATGTCGTCACTGTAACAACGGCCGAAGAAATCCAAGAAAAGGGCGACCGGAACATTAAAGACCTATTTAATAACTCCGTCGATGTTATGGTTCCACAGCAAACACAACGTTTCAGTTTGGCTGTAGGATCTCAGGGCCGGGCAGGAAATGAAAGTATCAATATTCGTGGTCTGCAGGGCAATAATGTTTTGCTACTTGTGGATGGGATTCGGGTACCCAATGCCTTCTCGTTTGGGGCCCTATCGGTCGGGCGAGGAAACTTTCTGGATGTTGATGGGTTTCGTCGTGTTGAGGTGGTACGGGGCCCATCGTCAACTCAGTATGGTAGCGATGGCCTTGCTGGAATTGTGAACTTTCAGACCTTTAATCCAAGTGATTTCATCAAAAAGGGTGAGACTCACGGCGGATTTGCTCGTACCGGCTACTCGAGCGTCGATACATCTTCGAATACGACATTTGGCTATGGTGGTATTCAAGACCACTTGCAGGGGATGGTCCTTGGAAGCTTTCAAGCTGGCCATCAATATCAAAACCAAGGATCCAATAACTCAACCGGCATCACCAGGACGGCGCCCAATCCAGCGGATTACAGCAATTGGTATGTTCTGACTAAGGGATTTGTCCAAATCGATCGCAAGCAAAAACTGGGCATTACCTATGAGTCTCAAAACGTCACGCAAAACGTGAATAACTTATCGGATTTGGGAACCGGCGGAGGCTGGATTTCCTTTGGAGGGCCCGGCGGATTTACCTATAACAATGTCGCGACATCCACCATGCAAGATAAAACAACTCGTAATCGTGTCTCGGGTGAATACGACTTTAAGGACAGTGGGGCGCTGTATGTTCAAAAAGCTAATGTCATGGTGTATTACCAAGATGCAGATGTCACTCAAAATGCCTACCAGCAGCAAGTTGGCAATTCACGTCTCTCATCATGGCGCAGCCGCAACAACACCTATAGCCAAGACACCTACGGCATCAATACGAACCTAGAGAGTAATACCACCAGTATCGTCAATCAGCGACTGACCTATGGATTTGATTGGAGTTCTTCACGCATCTCGAGTCAACTCAATGCGGCGGGTAATGGAAGCTCAATTACACCCGCACCCAAATCAACGTACAACCTAGGCGGCGCGTTTTTGCAAAGTGAAATGGAGTTCAATCAAGTGAGTGTGATTCCAGCACTTCGCTATGATAGTTACTCGATTACACCAGTTACTGGTTCATTACCATCGAACTCCGGATCAGCGGTCTCGCCTCGAATTGGGGCTATTTGGAATATAGCTCGCGAGTTTCGTCCATTTGTAAACTGGGGAACTGGATTTACAGCGCCCACACCAGATCAAACACTTTCCTATTTTGCTGGGAGTGGCTACACCAACATACCCAATCCTAATCTAAAGCCGCAAACTGGTAATGGCTTTGAGGTCGGTGCTCGCGGTCAGTTGGATCGGTTTCGGTATCAAGTATCGGGATATACAAACTATTACAAAGACTTTATCTCTCAGGTTAATTACTTAGGTTCGTATAACGGTGGTGCACCTCAGACCTTGTATCAATTTCAGAACTTATCCAACGTCAATATTTGGGGATGGGATGTTCGAGCGGATTGGGCGTTTGCACATGGTTGGCAGGCGAATGCAGCAATGGCCTATAGCGATGGAGAGCAAACCCAACATGGGATTTCAGCACCGCTAAATACGATTCAACCTTTGCGCGCCATTGCAGGATTACGGTATGACGCTAGTACTTGGGGAGCGTTTGCCAATGTTATTTGGAATCAGGGTAAATCGGCTGATCGTGTGAACTTTAATAACGCTACCGGTGGTACAGCCAATCAATTTTTGTCGCCCACATCCACCGTTCTAAATCTGACGGGCTACTGGAAGCCTCTTAAAAAACTAACGATCAATGCCAATCTCAATAATGTCTTTAACACCACCTATTGGAACTGGTCGGATGTTCAAGGTTCTGTTTTAACTCAAAACCGAGCGGCGGCTGGCGGATTTTCGGGGTACAACGCCCAAGCTGCTCAGCAATCAGCCACGGCAGCGCCGCGGAACTGGCAAATCTCAGCTCGCTACGACTTTTAA
- a CDS encoding energy transducer TonB translates to MDSEQFLRSPSFKITLVVCVGHALLIGWMMTAISNHLPESSAILYGQLVESESNTIQKKVTSPIHAKQDPMNQPDMPLMESSQVPITSQQPESRSSSVSSAPISLPSATDPRFNNPKPPYPIASRENGEEGRVWLSLCVSEHGAISRLQLAQSSGHPALDRSALNTVTHWKFHPARQNGAAIPYCYRLPIVFVLT, encoded by the coding sequence ATGGATTCAGAGCAGTTTCTGCGTTCGCCATCATTCAAGATTACTTTAGTGGTATGCGTGGGTCATGCGTTACTTATTGGATGGATGATGACCGCCATAAGCAATCATCTGCCAGAATCTTCCGCCATCCTCTATGGTCAATTGGTTGAGAGCGAGTCAAATACGATTCAAAAAAAAGTAACTTCGCCAATTCATGCAAAACAAGATCCGATGAATCAACCGGATATGCCTCTGATGGAGAGTAGCCAGGTCCCCATAACTAGTCAACAGCCGGAGAGCAGAAGCTCGAGCGTTTCATCCGCACCCATATCCTTGCCATCCGCTACTGACCCAAGGTTCAATAATCCAAAGCCACCGTATCCAATCGCTAGTCGAGAAAATGGGGAGGAGGGCAGGGTATGGCTTTCATTATGTGTATCTGAGCATGGTGCTATTAGCCGCTTGCAATTAGCTCAATCGTCTGGGCATCCAGCGCTCGATCGTTCAGCCTTGAATACGGTGACGCACTGGAAATTTCATCCGGCGCGCCAAAATGGCGCCGCTATCCCGTACTGCTATCGATTACCGATTGTCTTTGTATTAACTTAA
- the hemP gene encoding hemin uptake protein HemP encodes MNKTNYIRIYRSEELFGLESAIQINHRGVIYTLRITQFGKLILTK; translated from the coding sequence ATGAATAAAACAAATTACATTCGGATATACCGAAGTGAGGAGCTGTTTGGTTTGGAAAGCGCGATTCAGATTAATCATCGTGGAGTGATCTACACCCTACGGATTACCCAATTCGGTAAATTGATCTTAACCAAGTAA